One window of the Thunnus albacares chromosome 3, fThuAlb1.1, whole genome shotgun sequence genome contains the following:
- the odam gene encoding basic salivary proline-rich protein 4: MWTTFSIMALQWPRLVEGCSHMLGEQPCPQSFKHFVDRSGGPCREFKRDADKVRKHTESENCTREKDIMKLQTALLLICLFRTSFPLPLQIGILASNSNEILGLNGLTLAALGQAQASSLLPQFVLQQQQPEVLLTPQVVNLNPQVAGPFGGQGPQLLFPAQGGNQLTPALLPNGQQEQLGPPQDPNNPNGPQQAQNPVQTFPQFHYRAYGFPQFPRQQGFQYFVPSYGYPQQRNNVVLQPNNGQVAQQNLEKTTQRPQLPLQQGSQTKVQTEKTWPMGTQKESTTIPPDPRGDTSGPGVDEGQSNFPFLFEP, translated from the exons ATGTGGACCACGTTCTCAATCATGGCCTTACAATGGCCGAGGCTGGTCGAAGGATGCAGCCACATGTTGGGAGAACAACCATGTCCTCAATCATTCAAACATTTCGTGGACAGATCGG GTGGACCATGTAGAGAATTTAAAAGGGATGCGGACAAGGtgaggaaacacacagaaagcGAAAACTGTACCAGAGAAAAG GACATCATGAAGCTGCAGACTGCCCTTCTGTTGATCTGTCTTTTCAGGACAAGCTTTCCTCTTCCA ttgcAGATTGGAATTCTTGCAAGCAACAGCAATGAA ATCCTGGGACTGAATGGACTAACTCTTGCAGCTCTTGGACAAGCACAG GCATCTTCACTATTACCACAGTttgtgctgcagcagcagcagcctgaggtGCTTCTCACTCCACAGGTGGTGAACTTGAACCCTCAAGTGGCTGGTCCGTTCGGCGGCCAGGGACCCCAGCTGCTTTTTCCCGCACAGGGCGGCAACCAGCTGACACCTGCGCTTCTCCCCAACggtcagcaggagcagctcgGGCCTCCACAGGACCCCAACAATCCTAATGGCCCCCAGCAGGCCCAAAACCCTGTGCAG ACGTTTCCACAGTTCCACTACCGTGCTTATGGATTTCCTCAGTTTCCCAGACAGCAG GGCTTCCAATACTTTGTGCCTTCTTACGGCTACCCCCAGCAGAGGAATAATGTGGTGCTGCAGCCCAACAACGGTCAGGTGGCTCAGCAGAACCTGGAGAAAACTACACAGAGGCCACAGCTCCCTCTGCAG CAGGGTTCCCAGACAAAGGTACAAACAGAGAAA ACATGGCCAATGGGGACACAGAAAGAGTCCACTACCATTCCTCCTGATCCTCGTGGTGACACCTCTGGTCCTGGGGTCGATGAG GGTCAGTCCAATTTCCCCTTCCTGTTTGAGCCTTAG
- the scpp9 gene encoding secretory calcium-binding phosphoprotein 9: protein MRLLLLTTFVATVCYVNAGKKQRMMAALNGGGLLGGMNGGGLLGGMNGGGLLGGMNRGGLGNPGLMAGGLNPPVVAGGGAGLIGQPQFAQFVPGLPAFGAPIPNMFPVPAINMQLPFTGVPQMAPMNPVQQTLMALTGGAGQPPQPDLLQRFRRQLMKQENTLKTTVDTQIPAPPETTTTPCDDDHNN from the exons ATGAGGCTTCTTCTTCTCACAACATTTGTAGCCACCGTCTGTTAT GTCAATGCAGGCAAG AAACAGCGGATGATGGCAGCTTTGAATGGAGGAGGATTGCTGGGAGGTATGAACGGAGGAGGATTGCTGGGAGGTATGAACGGAGGAGGACTTCTGGGAGGTATGAACAGAGGAGGATTGGGAAACCCTGGGCTGATGGCTGGAGGCCTGAACCCACCCGTGGTAGCTGGTGGTGGGGCAGGTTTGATTGGGCAGCCCCAGTTTGCTCAG TTTGTTCCTGGTCTTCCTGCTTTTGGTGCCCCCATTCCAAATATGTTCCCTGTACCTGCAATCAACATG CAACTTCCTTTTACTGGAGTCCCTCAAATGGCACCAATGAATCCTGTCCAGCAAACTCTGATG GCGCTCACAGGTGGCGCCGGGCAACCCCCCCAGCCTGATCTGCTCCAACGATTCAGG CGTCAGCTTATGAAACAGGAAAACACGTTGAAGACCACTGTGGATACTCAG ATTCCAGCTCCTCCTGAAACGACAACAACTCCCTGTGATGATGATCATAATAATTAA